From the genome of Peptoniphilus sp. ING2-D1G:
TTCAAAATATCACCTACTTTGTGCCGACTTCTATAGCGCTTCCCTTTAGTGCTTCTGAAAAATCATTATATTCATTATCTACATTTATATAAATTTCTCTATTCTTAATTTCTTCAACTTTTTCAAGTTTATTTTTTAAGAATTCTAAATCTTCAATATTTAATTTTATTACTTTGTATACACCGTCTATATATATTTTTTCCAAATCATAATCCATAGCCATTAAACCACAGATAAAACCATAGAAAGATTCCTTATCATTTAATCTGAAATCATCGGCATTAATAAGTCTAACGTTATAATCTAAGCTGAAAATATGATCATCATCAAATTCAACAAAAGCAATATTGCCATTTCCACTTTTAATATCTTCGTTGGCATTATCAATAAGCCATCTGGTTTTCCCCGAACCCTTTGGTCCTAAAATATACTTGATCATTTTATCAAATCCTTTCTTTTTATATACTCACCCTGATAATAATTAGAATCTTCCATTTCTTTTACTATATCATCTCGGATTTTCCACCACGATGTATTCCAGTTACAGAAGAGACTATCTTTTTCAGGTGCTCTTCCAATAATTCTTTGTACAACTATATTTTCATCTAAATTTCTCAAAAATTCAATAACTCGATTTTTATATTCATCAACAGATATTATATCAAATTCATTTTTTAAGTACATTTTACCGAGAACAGTATTTTTCAAAATGTACAAGGCATGAATTTTTACCTCTTCCACCTCAAGTGCATTCAAAAGATGTGCGGTTTCAATATTGTCATTAACATCATCAAAAGGAAGGTTTAAAATCACATGAGAACAAACTCTTAGCCCTCTCCTGTGAGATCTCAAAACTCCATCTACAAATTCCGCTGTTCCATGTCCTCGATTAATCTTTTTTAATGTTCGGTAATTAGCTGTTTGAAGACCAAGCTCAAGAGTAACCATTACTTTATCATTTACTTCTTCTAAATATTCAAGGTAAGATTCAGGTAAGCAGTCAGGTCTGGTAGATATTGAAATTCCCACTATGTCTTCAAATTCTAAGCACTCTTCAATATTTTTTATAAATTCTTTGAAATTCAAGTATGTGTTTGTGAAATTTTGAAAATAAGCAATAAATTTATTTGTATTATATTTTTTGGAAATCAGTTCCTTATCTTTTAATAACTGTTCTTTTACGGAGCCGTAATTGTTTTCAAAGCTTCCACCCTCTTCTCCGCAAAAAATACAACCTCCATATCCGAGTTTTCCATCCCTATTTGGACAGGTGAGATTTAATTTTATAGGTAATTTATATACCTTTTCTCCAAATCTATTATTTAAAAAATCGGAATATTTATTGTATATCATAGAGTTTTTATAAAATCTAAAACTTCTTGAGGATTTTTCTTTCCATCAACCGCTCTGAATTCCTTTATAAGGTTTGAATCTTTATCAAATACGAAAGTAGATCTGATGGTTTTTATGACATCCTTGCCATACATTTTCCCATTTTTTAACACTTTAAAGTTTTCGTGTACTTTTCTGTCCAGGTCGGAAAGCAATTCAAAGGGTAAATTCTGTTTTTCTTTAAATTTTAAATGAGATTTTATAGTGTCTTTACTTATTCCGACAACTTCGGTATCATATCTTTGAAATTCATCATAAAGTTCAGCAAATCCGTTAGCTTCTAATGTACATACGGAAGTATTGTCCTTTGGATAAAAGTATAGCACCAAATTTTTTCCCTTAAAGTCCATTAGAGATTTTTTCGTCCCATCTGTTGATTCAAGAATAAAATCTGTATTCATATCATTCCTCCTTAAAATATATTTCTTCAAAGGAAGAAACTACCTTATCAAAGAGATCTTCATCCTCTATGTTTTTAAGCTCTACATCTTCATCGTTTATTTCTTCATATCCGTAGAAAAATATCTCTTCAGTAGATTCGTCTTTATCTATTAATGCAATGTAGCTTTCCCCTTCAACCTCAAAAATATCAAGAATTATACATTCAATGTTTCTTCCATCTTCAAGCTCAAGTTCAAGAGTTTCATACTCAACTTCATCTAAATTTTTTAAATTTTCTTGGTTGTCCATATATACCTCTCATTTTAAATTTTTTATAAGTTCAACTACAAATTCGAAAGTGTTTTGAACAGATTTAATATCTAGACTTTCTCCCGGAGCATGAATTCCTTTCATGTTAGGACCGATAGAAATCATATCTATATCACCTATGACATTTTTCAATATACCACATTCCAGACCGGCATGAATAACTTCGATTTTAAGCTCTTTGTCAAAGAGTTTTTTGTATACATCTTTAGCAATGTTTCTAATAGTTGAATTTTCTTTATATTCCCATGCGGGATAATTATTTACAACTTTATGTTTTGCATTGCATCTTTTGGCTGCAATCTTGTTAACATCGGAAATGCCGTCTCTTAAAGATTCCAGTTCAGATCTTATTGAAGAGTGAATTATGATATCATCGATTCTCGATTCAATAACACCTAAATTTGCAGATAAGCCTACTAATCCTTCAACATTATGGCTCATTGTGCTTACTCCATCGGGCAAAAGATTTATTAAGTCAATTATATTATTTTTTAGGTCCTTTGTAAAAGCTTTATTGTATTTTTCCGACTTTTCAAAATTTATTCTAACATCTGGGTCAACTCGTCCAAGCTCTTTAACAAAATTTTTGTTAAGTTCAACAATTACATCTTGAACTTTCTTCTTATCTTCAGGTTTTATTGCAATAATTGACTTGGAATATCTTGGAATTGCATTTTCTTTAGACCCTCCATAAATATCCATTAGGCGGATATCAAAGTCATTATTTAATCTATATAAACTTTTGCCAAGAATTTTATTTGAATTTCCGAGGCCTTTGTGGATTTCTTCTCCTGAATGCCCTCCCTTTAATCCCGAAACGGACAACAGATAGTATTCCCTATCTTCTTCTACTTCTTCAAATTCTTTTTTTAATATAATAATATCTCTTTGCCCAGATGCACACCCAACGCAAGCAACTCCTTCAGACTCAGAATCCAAGTTAATGAGAGATTTACCGCTTAATAACTTTCCGTCTAAATTTCTTGCTCCTATCATTCCTGACTCTTCTGTAGCAGTCAACAAAACTTCAAGATCAGGATGTTCATACTCATCGGATTCAAGAAGTGCAAGAGCAATAGCAACCCCTATTCCGTCATCTGCTCCCAATGTAGTATTATCAGCTACAATTAAGTTATTTACAATTTCAAATTCAATGGAATCTTCATCAAAATCAAATA
Proteins encoded in this window:
- a CDS encoding hypothetical protein (High confidence in function and specificity), which codes for MIKYILGPKGSGKTRWLIDNANEDIKSGNGNIAFVEFDDDHIFSLDYNVRLINADDFRLNDKESFYGFICGLMAMDYDLEKIYIDGVYKVIKLNIEDLEFLKNKLEKVEEIKNREIYINVDNEYNDFSEALKGSAIEVGTK
- a CDS encoding aminoacyl-histidine dipeptidase (This family includes a range of zinc metallopeptidases belonging to several families in the peptidase classification. Family M20 are Glutamate carboxypeptidases. Peptidase family M25 contains X-His dipeptidases; High confidence in function and specificity) — encoded protein: MNKLNNLEPKRVFYYFEEITKIPRCSFKEDKIADYLVNFAKSLRLNYIRDDYNNVIIKKKATEGYENSNPVIIQAHTDMVCEKNEDFVFDFDEDSIEFEIVNNLIVADNTTLGADDGIGVAIALALLESDEYEHPDLEVLLTATEESGMIGARNLDGKLLSGKSLINLDSESEGVACVGCASGQRDIIILKKEFEEVEEDREYYLLSVSGLKGGHSGEEIHKGLGNSNKILGKSLYRLNNDFDIRLMDIYGGSKENAIPRYSKSIIAIKPEDKKKVQDVIVELNKNFVKELGRVDPDVRINFEKSEKYNKAFTKDLKNNIIDLINLLPDGVSTMSHNVEGLVGLSANLGVIESRIDDIIIHSSIRSELESLRDGISDVNKIAAKRCNAKHKVVNNYPAWEYKENSTIRNIAKDVYKKLFDKELKIEVIHAGLECGILKNVIGDIDMISIGPNMKGIHAPGESLDIKSVQNTFEFVVELIKNLK
- a CDS encoding Peroxiredoxin family (2 R'-SH + ROOH = R'-S-S-R' + H2O + ROH; High confidence in function and specificity) — encoded protein: MNTDFILESTDGTKKSLMDFKGKNLVLYFYPKDNTSVCTLEANGFAELYDEFQRYDTEVVGISKDTIKSHLKFKEKQNLPFELLSDLDRKVHENFKVLKNGKMYGKDVIKTIRSTFVFDKDSNLIKEFRAVDGKKNPQEVLDFIKTL
- a CDS encoding radical SAM protein (Radical SAM proteins catalyse diverse reactions, including unusual methylations, isomerisation, sulphur insertion, ring formation, anaerobic oxidation and protein radical formation; High confidence in function and specificity); protein product: MIYNKYSDFLNNRFGEKVYKLPIKLNLTCPNRDGKLGYGGCIFCGEEGGSFENNYGSVKEQLLKDKELISKKYNTNKFIAYFQNFTNTYLNFKEFIKNIEECLEFEDIVGISISTRPDCLPESYLEYLEEVNDKVMVTLELGLQTANYRTLKKINRGHGTAEFVDGVLRSHRRGLRVCSHVILNLPFDDVNDNIETAHLLNALEVEEVKIHALYILKNTVLGKMYLKNEFDIISVDEYKNRVIEFLRNLDENIVVQRIIGRAPEKDSLFCNWNTSWWKIRDDIVKEMEDSNYYQGEYIKRKDLIK